The following proteins are encoded in a genomic region of Glycine max cultivar Williams 82 chromosome 18, Glycine_max_v4.0, whole genome shotgun sequence:
- the LOC106796926 gene encoding uncharacterized protein: MPNIARTLRMLAIQNSKRFWLARLNFPRFNGKGVKNWIIRCDTFFSVDQTPEEYKVRLAVVHFEGKALQWHSAYVKNVGLNKLPSWTDYTKILIERFGEVCEDPMAELMRLRQKGTVTDYHTEFDAIVSRIDLSEANQLSCFLGGLQMEIQMMVRMFQPTSVMKAFSLAKMYENANAISMQAKPLSKTLKPNPVTKPPLLPNPPKTLEPIKPTTQTTKQLTPAYMSERRAKGLCYFCDEPFTPVHSQTHKKLQIHAMEIAENADSDEDLGPTENPPHETNPKPLVSVNALTGVAKFQTLRVTGQVRKKPLHILIDSESTHNFLDIHVAKKLGCKIEDMDHVSVTVAHGARVQINTMVKGFSWLVQNTTFSSDILLLPLGYCDMVLGIKWLITLGNITWNFDKLTMEFTAQGKRHVLRGNSSINIKIIRKQWIHKTLAAGVHISMLQVCESEEGLLLHSLSTHATSSSILDSIDKLLLQYEDVFAVPTTLSPRRPDHDHTIPLVQGTNLNNSSPYSSFVVLVGKKDGSWRLCIDYRDLNKGTVKDRFPIPLVDDLLDELHGSTVFSKIDLRSGYNQVRMAEADGLMNFVFQEYLRRFLLVFFDDILIYSKSMKDHLHHLQTFLSTMRANALLAKKSKCYFGVTLVEYLGHFITREGVSTSPTKVEAVRNWPLPQTPKQLKGFLGLVGYYRRFVRRYSTIAKPLNDMLKKDSFSWFEEAKLAFQCLKDQLSRTPVLALPDFTKTFIVEVDASGVGVGAVLMQDHHPIAFISRSLNVQQHSLSTYEKELLAVVFAGSENQAADALSRVE; the protein is encoded by the exons GTTTTGGCTCGCACGTTTGAATTTTCCCCGATTCAATGGCAAGGGTGTCAAGAATTGGATCATCCGGTGTGACACTTTCTTTTCGGTGGATCAAACCCCTGAAGAGTACAAGGTGCGCTTGGCTGTGGTCCATTTTGAAGGCAAAGCTCTCCAATGGCACAGTGCGTATGTGAAGAATGTGGGACTCAATAAATTGCCCTCATGGACTGACTATACGAAAATCTTGATTGAAAGATTTGGTGAAGTTTGCGAGGATCCAATGGCTGAGTTGATGAGACTTCGACAGAAAGGCACTGTTACTGATTATCACACTGAATTCGATGCAATTGTTTCGAGAATTGACTTATCTGAGGCCAATCAATTGAGTTGTTTTCTTGGTGGATTGCAAATGGAGATTCAAATGATGGTCAGAATGTTCCAACCAACCTCTGTTATGAAAGCCTTTTCCCTAGCTAAGATGTATGAAAATGCCAATGCCATCAGCATGCAAGCCAAACCACTCTCTAAAACCCTCAAACCCAACCCTGTAACAAAGCCACCACTCTTACCAAACCCTCCCAAAACCTTAGAACCTATAAAACCAACAACACAAACCACTAAACAACTCACCCCTGCCTATATGAGTGAAAGGAGGGCTAAGggtctttgttatttttgtgatgAACCCTTTACCCCTGTCCATAGCCAAACTCATAAGAAACTCCAAATCCATGCCATGGAAATAGCTGAGAATGCTGACTCTGATGAAGACCTAGGACCTACTGAAAACCCTCCTCATGAAACCAATCCGAAACCCTTGGTTTCAGTAAATGCCCTAACTGGAGTAGCCAAGTTTCAAACCCTGAGAGTCACTGGTCAAGTAAGGAAGAAGCCCCTGCACATTCTCATTGATAGTGAGAGCACCCATAATTTCTTAGATATTCATGTAGCCAAGAAGCTAGGGTGCAAAATTGAAGATATGGATCATGTTAGTGTCACTGTGGCTCATGGGGCTAGAGTGCAGATTAATACTATGGTGAAAGGGTTCTCTTGGCTTGTACAGAACACTACATTCAGTTCAGATATCTTGCTATTACCCTTAGGCTACTGTGATATGGTTCTTGGTATCAAATGGCTTATTACATTGGGGAATATCACATGGAACTTTGACAAGTTAACCATGGAGTTCACTGCTCAAGGAAAAAGACATGTCTTGAGAGGCAATTCTTCTataaatattaagataattagGAAGCAGTGGATACATAAGACACTAGCTGCAGGAGTTCACATTTCTATGTTACAAGTATGTGAGTCTGAAGAAGGATTGTTGCTCCATTCCCTGTCCACTCATGCCACATCTTCCTCAATTCTTGACAGTATTGATAAGTTGCTACTTCAATATGAAGATGTGTTTGCAGTACCTACTACTCTATCACCTAGAAGGCCAGATCATGATCACACTATTCCTTTGGTGCAAGGAACTAACCTT AATAACAGTAGTCCTTACAGCAGTTTTGTAGTGTTGGTTGGTAAAAAGGATGGAAGTTGGAGGCTTTGCATTGATTACAGGGACCTCAACAAGGGTACAGTAAAAGATAGGTTCCCTATACCCTTGGTTGATGATCTATTGGATGAGCTACATGGCTCTACTGTATTTTCCAAAATTGACTTGAGGTCTGGCTATAATCAAGTCAGAATGGCAGAGGCAGAT GGCTTAATGAATTTTGTGTTTCAAGAATACTTGAGGAGGTTCCTACTGGTCTTTTTTGACGACATTCTGATTTACAGCAAGAGCATGAAGGATCACTTGCATCATTTACAAACCTTCTTGTCTACCATGAGAGCAAATGCCTTGTTGGCTAAAAAATCTAAGTGCTACTTTGGAGTTACTTTAGTAGAATACTTAGGACATTTTATCACGAGAGAGGGAGTCTCTACTAGCCCTACTAAAGTGGAAGCAGTGAGGAACTGGCCACTTCCTCAGACCCCCAAACAGTTGAAAGGGTTTTTGGGATTGGTAGGCTATTATAGAAGGTTTGTGCGGAGATATAGCACCATAGCCAAACCACTAAATGACATGTTGAAAAAGGATAGTTTTTCTTGGTTTGAGGAAGCCAAGCTTGCATTTCAGTGTCTTAAGGATCAGTTAAGTCGGACACCTGTATTGGCCTTACCTGATTTTACAAAGACTTTTATAGTGGAGGTTGATGCCTCAGGAGTGGGGGTAGGAGCTGTTCTCATGCAAGATCATCATCCTATAGCCTTTATAAGCAGAAGTTTGAATGTTCAGCAACACTCCCTGTCCACCTATGAGAAGGAGTTACTAGCTGTGGTGTTTGCT GGAAGTGAGAACCAAGCTGCTGATGCACTTTCAAGAGTTGAATGA